The Prunus persica cultivar Lovell chromosome G8, Prunus_persica_NCBIv2, whole genome shotgun sequence genome includes a region encoding these proteins:
- the LOC109950729 gene encoding uncharacterized protein LOC109950729: protein MEVCVIAKCTYKSETIMFSVSSESSMVDILKTLCLRFRGLQLGCFTLRYSVPSYPSCFLETDSDLDLMRTFLLISNEKTVDILVKDLCGSSEYSGDFCVNKELIACEKGESSCSSTVEDRNEFLGRSKRASAKPLLSNEWETYIHHVGQKFDGGAEEFRLKLCKYALEVGFNFEYAGNDKKRVVAVCSNKKLEGCSWRVYASRCEATGSFVIRTLNNVHTCAGRIRESKSKMMRSRVVSSLIVDRIRAKPELKPVEIIHEFKDYYGIDISYYHAWFGKELAKLDVHGDESKSFNELVWYVDAVKETNTGSLCTLDCEAGINRFRRFFVSFGGCIAGFQYCIPLLFIDATFLKSKYKGQLLCASGKNGNQGFYPLAFGVVDSETEENWTWFLQHLASILLPMGRVVTFFSDRNQGLLNAMGFVFPGWPHSYCYYHLKQNLISKYPKSGYGKLLQDRVINLFSRCAYAVTEEEFKVAMEELVIVGSSKVKTFISDLSRDHYANAFFKGMRYGEMANSLAESFNNWVGVFRDLPVLPLIEGIRQKLMVLNSQRRIEAEKWTTVLCPEMETRLCENAEAGRTWAVRRSNSTVFEVFADYSVMVDLEQRTCSCRLWQIDGFPCTHAVAAILAKRDSVYDYVECYYKTDFFRKAYESPIFPIPDIGKGLGSNGSAAGVVLPPITKRPAGRPPTKRIKVFGEFKRPLKCSRCSVAGHNRKTCKAII from the exons ATGGAGGTGTGTGTCATTGCCAAGTGCACATATAAGTCGGAAACCATcatgttttcagtttcatcaGAGTCATCcatggttgatattttgaagacATTGTGTCtgaggtttaggggtttgcaGTTGGGTTGTTTCACATTACGGTATTCGGTGCCCAGTTATCCGAGTTGTTTTCTAGAAACGGATAGCGATTTGGACTTGATGAggacatttttgttgatatcaAATGAGAAGACTGTTGATATTTTAGTGAAGGATTTATGCGGGAGCAGTGAATATAGTGGTgatttttgtgtaaataaGGAGTTGATAGCATGTGAAAAGGGCGAGTCGTCGTGTTCTAGTACTGTCGAAGACAGAAACGAGTTTTTGGGCAGGTCGAAGAGAGCAAGTGCTAAGCCTTTGTTGTCGAATGAGTGGGAGACATACATACATCATGTGGGGCAGAAGTTTGACGGTGGTGCAGAGGAGTTCCGGTTGAAATTGTGCAAGTACGCTCTTGAAGtaggatttaattttgaatatgcCGGCAATGACAAGAAGCGGGTGGTTGCTGTTTGTTCGAATAAGAAATTGGAGGGTTGCAGCTGGCGTGTTTATGCTTCTCGTTGTGAAGCTACTGGAAGTTTTGTAATTCGGACGTTAAATAATGTTCATACATGTGCGGGTCGGATACGGGAATCAAAGAGTAAGATGATGAGGTCTCGTGTGGTGTCCTCCCTCATTGTGGACAGAATTCGTGCAAAACCAGAGCTGAAGCCAGTTGAGATTATACACGAGTTCAAAGATTATTATGGTATAGACATTTCATACTACCACGCATGGTTTGGCAAAGAGTTAGCTAAATTGGACGTTCACGGTGATGAGTCGAAGTCCTTCAACGAGTTAGTGTGGTATGTGGACGCGGTAAAGGAAACTAACACTGGTTCTCTCTGCACTCTTGATTGTGAAGCTGGAATTAATCGCTTTcgacggttttttgtgtcttttggCGGTTGCATTGCTGGATTTCAATATTGCATACCCTTGTTGTTCATTGATGCTACGTTTTTGAAGAGCAAGTACAAGGGGCAGCTTCTGTGTGCTTCGGGAAAGAATGGAAATCAAG ggttTTATCCTCTAGCTTTTGGAGTTGTTGATTCTGAGACAGAGGAGAATTGGACTtggtttcttcaacatttggcTTCTATATTGCTACCGATGGGGAGAGTGGTGACCTTTTTCTCGGACCGCAATCAAGGTTTGTTAAATGCAATGGGGTTTGTGTTTCCCGGATGGCCTCATTCTTACTGTTATTATCACCTCAAACAGAATTTGATATCAAAGTACCCGAAGTCAGGTTATGGGAAACTGCTCCAAGACCgtgttatcaatttatttagtagATGCGCATATGCTGTTACGGAGGAAGAGTTTAAGGTAGCAATGGAGGAGTTGGTGATTGTTGGGAGTTCGAAAGTGAAGACATTTATATCTGATTTGTCTAGAGATCACTATGCCAACGCATTTTTCAAAGGAATGCGTTACGGGGAGATGGCAAACAGTTTAGCGGAGTCCTTTAATAATTGGGTTGGTGTGTTTCGAGATTTGCCGGTGCTACCTTTGATAGAAGGGATTCGACAGAAATTGATGGTATTGAATTCTCAACGAAGAATTGAAGCGGAGAAGTGGACAACAGTTTTGTGTCCGGAGATGGAGACTAGACTCTGTGAAAATGCGGAGGCCGGTAGGACTTGGGCAGTTCGTCGTTCTAATAGCACTGTTTTTGAAGTATTTGCTGATTATTCTGTTATGGTTGATCTCGAGCAAAGGACTTGTTCTTGCCGTCTTTGGCAAATTGACGGTTTTCCTTGCACACATGCGGTGGCTGCAATCCTAGCAAAGAGAGATTCAGTTTATGATTACGTGGAGTGTTACTACAAAACCGACTTCTTTCGAAAAGCCTATGAGAGTCCTATTTTTCCTATTCCAGATATTGGGAAAGGATTGGGCAGCAATGGTTCTGCCGCTGGAGTTGTGCTTCCGCCAATTACAAAGAGGCCAGCCGGAAGACCACCAACAAAGaggatcaaagtttttggtgaatttaaaaGGCCATTGAAATGCAGTCGGTGCAGTGTTGCTGGGCACAATAGGAAGACTTGCAAGGCTATTATATGA